The sequence CACGGATCTGATCGAGTTCAGCGCAGGCAATCCGGTCACCGTCATACCGATCGACGCGAACGACGACGGATCGGACAGGTCCACACCGGCCTTCGGGAAGATCATGTGCTTGCTGTAGATCGAGGGGTCGCCGGTGATCTGGGTGAGGTAGCAGCCCTTGATGTCCCACGACGGGTCCGTGTAGGGCGTCATCTGCCATTCCAGGTGCGACTCGACCCGCGCCACACCGTCGACCATGCCCTGATACTTGATGTAGCTCCCGCCGAGCGAGCCCTGCGGGAGGCTGTACCACCCGAGATCGATGTCCTTGGTGCACGCTCCGAGTTCGTAGGTGAACGTCACCTCGTCGAGTTCGAGGTCGAAGCAATCGGCCATCAGATACACCGAATCAGCGAAGACCTCGGTGTATTTGCGTAGCGAACCGGGGATCGTCGGGTCGTCCACCGGACGGCCGTATCCGACCGCCTTCCAGGTGTCGACCGAATGGTGACATGAGACATCGACCGACTCGGTGACCGTGACGTTCTCGATGTCGGCGACATCCATCGAGCCGACGATCCCCAAGACCTGGCAGGCTCCCGGATTCATGCCGGTCCCGTAGAACGTGGAACCGCCTTTCTGACAGGCCTCTTCGATGATCTCGGTGGTCTTGCGGCCACTCGGATGGGGATGATTGGTGTCACGATGGAAGCCGGTGATCCAGTCCGCCGTGGTCACGATGTCGATGCCGGCCTCGAGCACCTGCACGTAGAGATCCTCGTCGGGAAAGACGCCGTGGAAGGTGAGCACGTCCGGCCGGGCCGCGACGATCTCGGCGACCGTACCCGTCGCCGTCACGCCCACCGGCCCGATCCCGACGATCTCGCCGGCGTCACGACCGATCTTGTCCGCTGTGTAGCAGTGCAATCCGACCAGCTCGAGGTCCGGATGGTTGCTGATCCTGCCGATCATCTCGGTGCCGA is a genomic window of Gordonia sp. SID5947 containing:
- a CDS encoding dihydrodipicolinate reductase, whose translation is MSTLDKIRVFQVATGNLGTEMIGRISNHPDLELVGLHCYTADKIGRDAGEIVGIGPVGVTATGTVAEIVAARPDVLTFHGVFPDEDLYVQVLEAGIDIVTTADWITGFHRDTNHPHPSGRKTTEIIEEACQKGGSTFYGTGMNPGACQVLGIVGSMDVADIENVTVTESVDVSCHHSVDTWKAVGYGRPVDDPTIPGSLRKYTEVFADSVYLMADCFDLELDEVTFTYELGACTKDIDLGWYSLPQGSLGGSYIKYQGMVDGVARVESHLEWQMTPYTDPSWDIKGCYLTQITGDPSIYSKHMIFPKAGVDLSDPSSFASIGMTVTGLPALNSIRSVVAARPGILTSADMPLRGFAGRFKL